One genomic segment of Arachis duranensis cultivar V14167 chromosome 4, aradu.V14167.gnm2.J7QH, whole genome shotgun sequence includes these proteins:
- the LOC107483204 gene encoding wall-associated receptor kinase-like 10: protein MAQPGCDLMCGDVEIPYPFGMKDPKCYAEEWFQVECKSNHTPYLKLINLEVTAIDVNISTVEVKNPVFHRKCHDGGKDSSLSRPKPTIEDPAGISLRGSPFVYSNKRNTFVAFGCNILGFLHSNRSVVAGCVSVCGPKEFTRLKKSVASGKKVNLGCHGKFCCVASIPSYLSEYEVTMEDIRNGSIAPGCDDYALIAKKWRKELTWMVNQKESELKKNVSHYAHAVLEFEILNWFNIEATNAECLKTNVTSSKMENSGWRCKCRVGFHGNPYIAGGCVVIRDRWYHSEGTPTKELMVGLLSSLGSIILLLGLRWLYEVERKRIAKKSRESFFKKNGGVLLEKVLSSSEGSFDKFKLFSLKELEKATNHFNVNRILGNGGEGTVYKGMLLDGKIVAVKKFKVQGKIEQFINEFVILSQIDHRNVVKLLGCCLETEIPLLVYEFIPNGTLFQYLHDQDAYLPMTWEMRLKIAIEVAGALFYLHSAASKPIYHRDIKSTNILLDEKYNAKVADFGTSKMIAIEDTHLTTIVKGTFGYLDPEYFHTSQFTDKSDVYSFGVVLVELLTGQKPVSFVAPDEAQNLASYFILCMEEKRVFDIIDKRIMWEGRRKHINAVAKLAKRCLDLKGIKRPSMKEVSMQLYGIWELQRNSRA, encoded by the exons ATGGCACAACCTGGGTGTGATTTAATGTGTGGAGATGTTGAGATCCCTTACCCATTTGGAATGAAGGATCCAAAATGCTATGCAGAGGAGTGGTTCCAAGTAGAATGCAAGAGTAACCACACACCATATCTGAAGCTTATAAACCTTGAAGTGACAGCCATTGACGTTAACATTAGCACCGTTGAAGTCAAGAATCCAGTTTTCCACAGGAAGTGTCACGATGGAGGCAAAGATTCTTCTCTCTCTCGTCCCAAACCAACCATAGAAGATCCTGCAGGTATTTCTTTGAGAGGTAGCCCCTTTGTGTATTCCAACAAGCGCAACACATTCGTAGCTTTCGGTTGCAACATTCTTGGATTCTTGCACTCTAACCGTTCAGTAGTCGCTGGGTGCGTGTCAGTTTGCGGTCCAAAAGAGTTCACAAGACTCAAGAAATCGGTTGCCAGTGGAAAAAAGGTTAATCTTGGTTGCCATGGAAAGTTCTGTTGTGTTGCTTCAATACCAAGTTATCTATCAGAGTATGAGGTGACAATGGAAGATATAAGAAATGGAAGCATTGCTCCTGGGTGCGACGACTATGCGCTGATAGCAAAAAAATGGAGAAAGGAATTAACATGGATGGTGAATCAGAAAGAGAGTGAACTCAAGAAGAATGTGAGTCACTATGCACATGCTGTGCTGGAGTTTGAGATTCTGAATTGGTTCAACATTGAAGCAACTAATGCAGAATGTCTTAAGACTAATGTAACGTCCTCAAAAATGGAGAATTCAGGTTGGAGATGCAAATGCAGAGTAGGATTCCATGGGAACCCATACATTGCTGGTGGCTGTGTAG TTATTCGAGACCGTTGGTACCATTCCGAAGGAACTCCCACAAAAGAGCTTATGGTTG GACTTTTGTCAAGCCTCGGATCCATTATTTTATTGCTGGGTCTAAGGTGGCTCTATGAAGTTGAAAGGAAAAGAATAGCGAAAAAAAGCAGAGAAAGTTTCTTCAAAAAGAATGGTGGTGTGTTGTTAGAAAAGGTATTGTCTTCTAGTGAAGGTagttttgataaatttaaacTCTTCAGCTTAAAGGAATTAGAGAAGGCCACAAACCACTTTAATGTGAACCGGATACTTGGAAATGGAGGTGAAGGTACTGTTTACAAGGGCATGCTACTAGATGGTAAAATTGTGGCTGTCAAGAAGTTTAAGGTCCAAGGAAAGATAGAACAATTCATCAATGAATTTGTTATTCTTTCGCAAATTGACCACAGAAATGTGGTTAAACTGTTGGGGTGTTGTTTGGAAACAGAGATTCCTCTGCTTGTTTATGAATTCATTCCCAATGGGACCCTTTTCCAATATTTGCATGACCAAGATGCATATCTACCAATGACATGGGAAATGCGTTTAAAGATTGCCATTGAAGTTGCAGGAGCTCTATTCTATTTACATTCAGCAGCTTCTAAGCCCATTTATCATAGAGATATCAAATCGACCAATATACTATTGGATGAAAAGTACAATGCAAAGGTGGCTGATTTTGGAACATCCAAAATGATTGCTATTGAAGACACTCACCTCACCACAATAGTTAAAGGAACTTTCGGATACTTGGATCCTGAATATTTTCACACTAGTCAATTTACAGACAAGAGTGATGTTTATAGTTTCGGAGTAGTTCTTGTTGAACTTTTAACAGGGCAAAAGCCGGTTTCCTTTGTTGCCCCGGATGAGGCGCAAAATTTAGCATCATACTTTATTTTGTGCATGGAGGAAAAACGTGTGTTTGACATCATTGACAAAAGAATCATGTGGGAAGGACGGAGAAAGCATATCAATGCAGTTGCCAAGCTTGCCAAAAGATGTTTAGACCTGAAAGGTATTAAGCGGCCTAGTATGAAGGAAGTCTCAATGCAATTATATGGTATCTGGGAGTTGCAAAGGAATTCTAGAGCATAA
- the LOC107483205 gene encoding uncharacterized protein LOC107483205, whose protein sequence is MFIVIRRLRLPPISVGRFQNQVWTPPLHALFSTHIVADKPILVRDFVHSALYHPLHGYFSQRPRSVGVLHSSIKFNQLEGRKAYMRYLDNIYKQNDISWFTPVEIFKPWYAHAIAEAIMRTANFSVPLKIYEIGGGSGTCAKGILDYIMLNAPPKVYNSMTYTSVEISPSLAEVQRETVGEVRSHIPKFRVECRDAADRRGWGDVERQPCWVIMLEVLDNLPHDLVYSENQVSPWMEVWVERQHGRETLGELYKPLQDPLITRCVEIMDMDEPKTTRSIAVPTLKGIWSKVYPKPRRCWLPTGCLKLLEVLHEVLPKMSLIASDFSYLPDVKVPGERAPLVSTKKDGSSSDYENYMDAKVWFPISLIFQSSFFIFKHILKMKLQVISNHLSH, encoded by the exons ATGTTTATAGTGATTCGCAGGCTTCGGCTTCCTCCCATTTCCGTTGGGCGATTCCAGAATCAAGTGTGGACTCCGCCACTCCATGCTCTCTTCTCCACTCACATTGTCGCCGACAAACCAATTCTG GTTCGGGATTTCGTTCACTCTGCTTTGTACCATCCCTTACATGGTTACTTCTCCCAACGGCCCCGCTCCGTTGGAGTCCTTCACAGCAGCATCAAGTTCAATCAACTTGAAG GCAGAAAAGCTTATATGAGATACTTGGATAATATTTACAAGCAGAACGATATCTCTTGGTTTACGCCTGTGGAGATCTTCAAG CCTTGGTATGCCCATGCGATTGCTGAAGCCATCATGCGAACTGCAAACTTCTCTGTCCCTCTAAAA ATATATGAAATTGGTGGTGGATCAGGAACTTGTGCCAAGGGTATATTGGATTACATAATGTTGAATGCTCCTCCAAAAGTTTATAACAGTATGACTTACAC CTCAGTTGAGATTAGTCCTTCACTTGCTGAAGTGCAAAGAGAGACTGTTGGTGAAGTGCGCAGCCATATTCCAAAGTTCAGGGTAGAATGTCGTGATGCTGCTGATCGGAGGGGATGGG GGGATGTGGAGAGACAACCGTGTTGGGTTATAATGCTTGAG GTACTTGATAATCTTCCACACGATCTTGTCTATTCAGAGAATCAAGTTTCCCCATGGATGGAAGTCTGGGTTGAGAGGCAACATGGTCG AGAAACACTTGGTGAGTTATACAAGCCTTTGCAAGATCCACTTATCACACGCTGTGTTGAGATCATGGACATGGATGAGCCTAAAACAACTCGGAGCATTGCAGTACCTACACTGAAAGGTATTTGGTCTAAAGTTTACCCGAAACCTCGTAGATGTTGGCTGCCAACTGGATGTTTG AAATTACTTGAGGTTCTGCATGAGGTGCTACCAAAGATGTCCTTGATTGCTTCTGATTTCAGCTATCTCCCAGATGTGAAAGTTCCCGGCGAAAGAGCTCCTTTGGTTTCAACTAAA AAAGATGGAAGCAGCTCAGATTATGAGAACTATATGGACGCAAAGGTTTGGTTTCCCATCAGCCTCATCTTTCAATCTAGTTTCTTCATTTTCAAGCACATCCTGAAAATGAAGTTACAAGTGATTAGCAATCATCTAAGTCACTAA
- the LOC107483258 gene encoding ent-kaurene oxidase isoform X1 → MQMDTLILIQAQPFASLVVAAVSLLLFLYLINRNRTPAAASLVVGLASSLPKVTVVPGLPIVGNLLQLKDKKPYKTFAQFAQKYGPIYSIRTGASTIIVLNSAHLAKEAMITRYSSISSRKLSNALTILTSNKCMVAISDYNDFHKMVKKLILANVLGPNAQKRHRLHREEMVENMSRQLNEHVKNSSDSPVNFRDIFSSQLFGLAMKQGVGSDVESIYVDDFGNKISRKDMYQILVVDIMEGAIEVDWRDFFPYLRWIPNRSMETKIQRMCFRRKAVMKALINEQKKRIASGKKVNCYIDYLLTEAKELTEDQIMMLLWETIIETSDTTLVTSEWAMYELAKDKTRQDRLYSEIQDACGNERVTEDHLAKLPYLGAVFHETLRKHSPAPIVPLRHVDEDTQIGGYHIPAGSEIAINIYGCNMDEEVWENPEQWMPERFLDDEKYESMDLYKTMAFGVGKRVCAGALQANLIACSSIGRLVQEFEWELAQGEEENVDTVGLTTHRMHPLLVKIKPRSK, encoded by the exons ATGCAAATGGACACCCTGATCCTTATTCAGGCACAACCCTTTGCCTCACTTGTGGTAGCTGCTGTCTcgcttctcctctttctttacCTAATAAACCGTAACCGCACCCCGGCAGCTGCCTCACTTGTGGTTGGTCTTGCTTCTTCTCTTCCTAAAGTAACAG TGGTTCCGGGTTTACCAATTGTTGGGAATTTGCTGCAATTGAAGGATAAGAAGCCGTACAAGACATTCGCACAGTTTGCCCAAAAATATGGTCCCATATACTCCATCAGGACCGGtgcttccaccattattgttctCAACTCTGCCCATCTTGCCAAAGAG GCCATGATTACCAGATATTCATCGATTTCATCAAGGAAGCTGTCAAATGCATTAACAATTCTGACTTCCAATAAATGTATGGTTGCTATAAGTGACTACAATGACTTTCACAAAATGGTCAAAAAACTTATTCTTGCAAATGTTCTCGGACCCAATGCACAG AAGCGGCATCGTCTCCACAGAGAAGAAATGGTGGAAAACATGTCGAGGCAGCTTAATGAACATGTGAAGAACTCCTCTGATTCCCCGGttaattttagggatatatttTCTTCTCAACTTTTTGGATTGGCAATGAAGCAA GGTGTAGGAAGTGATGTGGAATCCATTTATGTGGATGATTTTGGAAATAAAATATCAAGGAAGGACATGTATCAAATTCTAGTGGTTGACATAATGGAGGGTGCAATTGAGGTTGATTGGCGAGATTTCTTCCCATACTTGAGATGGATTCCAAATAGGAGcatggagacaaaaattcagaGAATGTGCTTCCGCAGGAAAGCAGTTATGAAAGCATTAATCAATGAGCAGAAGAAGAGAATTGCTTCGGGAAAG AAAGTGAATTGTTACATTGACTACCTGTTAACGGAAGCGAAGGAGCTAACCGAAGACCAAATTATGATGCTTCTTTGGGAGACCATCATAGAGACTTCGGATACTACATTAGTTACCTCCGAATGGGCTATGTATGAACTTGCTAAAGACAAAACACGTCAG GATCGACTGTATTCGGAGATCCAAGATGCATGCGGGAATGAGAGAGTAACAGAAGACCATTTGGCTAAGCTGCCATATTTAGGGGCTGTATTCCATGAAACTTTGAGGAAGCACAGTCCAGCTCCCATTGTCCCACTAAGGCATGTTGATGAAGATACTCAAATAGGAGGATATCACATTCCGGCTGGGAGCGAG ATTGCTATAAACATATACGGGTGTAACATGGACGAGGAAGTGTGGGAAAATCCGGAGCAGTGGATGCCGGAGAGATTTCTGGATGATGAGAAGTATGAGAGCATGGATCTGTACAAGACAATGGCATTTGGGGTGGGGAAGAGGGTGTGCGCAGGGGCTCTGCAGGCGAATCTGATAGCATGCTCGTCAATTGGGAGACTGGTTCAGGAATTTGAATGGGAGCTGGCTCAAGGTGAAGAGGAGAATGTTGACACAGTCGGCCTTACCACCCACAGGATGCATCCCCTCCTTGTCAAAATCAAGCCAAGAAGCAAATAA
- the LOC107483258 gene encoding ent-kaurene oxidase isoform X2 has translation MQMDTLILIQAQPFASLVVAAVSLLLFLYLINRNRTPAAASLVVGLASSLPKVTVVPGLPIVGNLLQLKDKKPYKTFAQFAQKYGPIYSIRTGASTIIVLNSAHLAKEAMITRYSSISSRKLSNALTILTSNKCMVAISDYNDFHKMVKKLILANVLGPNAQRHRLHREEMVENMSRQLNEHVKNSSDSPVNFRDIFSSQLFGLAMKQGVGSDVESIYVDDFGNKISRKDMYQILVVDIMEGAIEVDWRDFFPYLRWIPNRSMETKIQRMCFRRKAVMKALINEQKKRIASGKKVNCYIDYLLTEAKELTEDQIMMLLWETIIETSDTTLVTSEWAMYELAKDKTRQDRLYSEIQDACGNERVTEDHLAKLPYLGAVFHETLRKHSPAPIVPLRHVDEDTQIGGYHIPAGSEIAINIYGCNMDEEVWENPEQWMPERFLDDEKYESMDLYKTMAFGVGKRVCAGALQANLIACSSIGRLVQEFEWELAQGEEENVDTVGLTTHRMHPLLVKIKPRSK, from the exons ATGCAAATGGACACCCTGATCCTTATTCAGGCACAACCCTTTGCCTCACTTGTGGTAGCTGCTGTCTcgcttctcctctttctttacCTAATAAACCGTAACCGCACCCCGGCAGCTGCCTCACTTGTGGTTGGTCTTGCTTCTTCTCTTCCTAAAGTAACAG TGGTTCCGGGTTTACCAATTGTTGGGAATTTGCTGCAATTGAAGGATAAGAAGCCGTACAAGACATTCGCACAGTTTGCCCAAAAATATGGTCCCATATACTCCATCAGGACCGGtgcttccaccattattgttctCAACTCTGCCCATCTTGCCAAAGAG GCCATGATTACCAGATATTCATCGATTTCATCAAGGAAGCTGTCAAATGCATTAACAATTCTGACTTCCAATAAATGTATGGTTGCTATAAGTGACTACAATGACTTTCACAAAATGGTCAAAAAACTTATTCTTGCAAATGTTCTCGGACCCAATGCACAG CGGCATCGTCTCCACAGAGAAGAAATGGTGGAAAACATGTCGAGGCAGCTTAATGAACATGTGAAGAACTCCTCTGATTCCCCGGttaattttagggatatatttTCTTCTCAACTTTTTGGATTGGCAATGAAGCAA GGTGTAGGAAGTGATGTGGAATCCATTTATGTGGATGATTTTGGAAATAAAATATCAAGGAAGGACATGTATCAAATTCTAGTGGTTGACATAATGGAGGGTGCAATTGAGGTTGATTGGCGAGATTTCTTCCCATACTTGAGATGGATTCCAAATAGGAGcatggagacaaaaattcagaGAATGTGCTTCCGCAGGAAAGCAGTTATGAAAGCATTAATCAATGAGCAGAAGAAGAGAATTGCTTCGGGAAAG AAAGTGAATTGTTACATTGACTACCTGTTAACGGAAGCGAAGGAGCTAACCGAAGACCAAATTATGATGCTTCTTTGGGAGACCATCATAGAGACTTCGGATACTACATTAGTTACCTCCGAATGGGCTATGTATGAACTTGCTAAAGACAAAACACGTCAG GATCGACTGTATTCGGAGATCCAAGATGCATGCGGGAATGAGAGAGTAACAGAAGACCATTTGGCTAAGCTGCCATATTTAGGGGCTGTATTCCATGAAACTTTGAGGAAGCACAGTCCAGCTCCCATTGTCCCACTAAGGCATGTTGATGAAGATACTCAAATAGGAGGATATCACATTCCGGCTGGGAGCGAG ATTGCTATAAACATATACGGGTGTAACATGGACGAGGAAGTGTGGGAAAATCCGGAGCAGTGGATGCCGGAGAGATTTCTGGATGATGAGAAGTATGAGAGCATGGATCTGTACAAGACAATGGCATTTGGGGTGGGGAAGAGGGTGTGCGCAGGGGCTCTGCAGGCGAATCTGATAGCATGCTCGTCAATTGGGAGACTGGTTCAGGAATTTGAATGGGAGCTGGCTCAAGGTGAAGAGGAGAATGTTGACACAGTCGGCCTTACCACCCACAGGATGCATCCCCTCCTTGTCAAAATCAAGCCAAGAAGCAAATAA